Proteins encoded together in one Cicer arietinum cultivar CDC Frontier isolate Library 1 chromosome 4, Cicar.CDCFrontier_v2.0, whole genome shotgun sequence window:
- the LOC101499776 gene encoding sucrose-binding protein-like — translation MAIKAKVSLAFFLFFLLSLLCSNLVISKEERDPEIKTCKHQCRQQLQYSEEDKNVCMEECDEYHRMKKEREKRKEQDQDEDENENPYVFKSKDFDTRIDTEDGRVLVLNKFNDKSKLLRNIENYGLAVLEVKGHAFVSPHHFDSEVIIFNVKGKAIIGLVMEDKTERFNLESGDIMRVPAGTPMYLVNRDENEKLFIAALHMPPLSASAPVNLEAFFEPGGRNPESVLTAFSSKVLQAALKTPKEKLERFFDYQRRERIFKISKEDVHGLAPKRSIWPFGGQFKGPFNIFTNRPSFSNQYGSLFEVGPSEEKSGLDELNLMLTLANITKGCMSTIYYNTNANKIAFVTEGEGDFEMACPHLKEKKSSSTSYHKISGRLKAGMVFVVPAGHPFVTMASKKNNLVIVCFEVNAERNKKLAFAGKRNIVSALDKRAKEVAYEYPAEKVDEIFERDEEFFFPYEEGEEEERADA, via the exons ATGGCGATTAAAGCAAAGGTTTCTTTAgccttcttcctcttcttcctgTTATCCTTATTATGTTCAAACTTAGTCATAAGCAAAGAAGAAAGAGATCCAGAAATCAAAACATGTAAACATCAATGCAGACAGCAACTCCAATATTCTGAGGAGGACAAGAACGTATGCATGGAGGAGTGTGATGAGTATCATCGTATGAAGAAAGAGCGAGAGAAACGTAAAGAACAAGAccaagatgaagatgaaaatgaaaatcCTTATGTTTTCAAAAGCAAAGATTTTGACACAAGAATCGATACAGAGGATGGTAGAGTTTTGGTTCTAAACAAGTTCAATGATAAATCAAAGCTACTCCGAAACATTGAGAATTATGGTTTGGCTGTTTTAGAAGTTAAAGGACATGCTTTTGTTTCTCCACACCACTTTGATTCCGAGGTTATTATCTTCAACGTCAAgg GAAAAGCTATAATTGGTTTGGTGATGGAAGATAAAACAGAGAGATTCAACCTTGAAAGTGGTGATATCATGAGAGTACCTGCAGGAACACCTATGTATTTGGTTAATAGAGATGAAAATGAGAAGCTTTTTATTGCAGCTTTGCATATGCCACCTCTCTCTGCTTCTGCTCCTGTAAATCTTGAG GCATTTTTTGAGCCAGGAGGGAGAAACCCAGAATCAGTTCTCACAGCATTCAGCTCAAAAGTGCTCCAAGCAGCACTAAAG ACTCCAAAAGAGAAGTTAGAAAGGTTTTTTGACTATCAAAGAAGGgaaagaattttcaaaatatcaaaAGAAGATGTGCATGGTTTGGCACCTAAAAGAAGCATTTGGCCATTTGGAGGACAATTTAAGGGCCCCTTCAATATTTTCACCAACCGTCCATCTTTCTCTAACCAATATGGTAGTCTCTTTGAAGTTGGTCCTTCAGAAGAAAAAAGTGGACTTGATGAACTTAATCTCATGCTTACCTTAGCCAACATCACAAag GGATGTATGTCTACTATTTACTACAACACAAATGCAAACAAGATAGCATTTGTAACTGAGGGAGAAGGGGATTTTGAGATGGCATGTCCacacttaaaagaaaaaaagagtagCAGCACTTCATACCACAAGATAAGTGGTAGATTAAAGGCTGGAATGGTGTTTGTTGTTCCTGCAGGTCATCCTTTTGTAACAATGGCTTCCAAGAAGAATAACCTTGTGATTGTATGCTTTGAGGTTAATGCAGAAAGAAACAAGAAGCTTGCTTTTGCAGGGAAGAGGAACATTGTGAGTGCATTGGACAAGAGAGCTAAAGAAGTAGCATATGAGTACCCTGCAGAGAAGGTGGATGAGATATTTGAAAGAGATGAAGAATTCTTTTTCCCTTATGAAGAGGGGGAGGAGGAGGAGCGTGCTGATGCGTGA
- the LOC101499474 gene encoding non-specific lipid transfer protein GPI-anchored 16-like, with the protein MISSFTPCANYITGSINNNNGLITPSTSCCDSFNSLMSNSMDCACLLVSANVPFQLLPINRVLSFFLPQACNFNGFSVQCKASGSPLPAPGPAILGSNVPTLPPINASPFSPQVTKTVEVADAPRNVIPHSSMAHAPMKQSSTIQQILLSL; encoded by the exons ATGATTAGCAGTTTCACACCATGTGCAAATTATATCACAGGAagtatcaataataataatggtttAATAACGCCATCAACTAGTTGTTGTGATTCATTCAATTCTTTGATGAGCAATAGTATGGATTGTGCTTGCTTGTTAGTATCAGCTAATGTTCCATTTCAATTATTACCAATAAACAGAGTTCTTTCTTTCTTCCTTCCACAAGCATGTAACTTCAATGGATTTTCTGTGCAATGCAAGG CTTCTGGTTCTCCTTTACCAGCTCCAG GCCCAGCTATCCTTGGATCAAATGTCCCTACTCTTCCGCCAATTAATGCTTCTCCCTTCAGCCCACAAG TGACTAAAACCGTTGAGGTCGCTGATGCTCCCAGAAATGTGATTCCACATTCGTCAATGGCACATGCACCAATGAAGCAAAGTTCAACAATTCAACAAATACTTTTGAGCTTATAA